The following are encoded in a window of uncultured Pseudomonas sp. genomic DNA:
- the glmS gene encoding glutamine--fructose-6-phosphate transaminase (isomerizing) gives MCGIVGAVAERNITAVLVEGLKRLEYRGYDSAGVALLNDQGVLQRSRRVGKVSELESALSQEPLVGRLGVAHTRWATHGAPSERNAHPHFSGHDLAVVHNGIIENHEELRAQLKDLGYVFSSDTDTEVIVHLLDHTLKTQPDLTAALKEAVKQLHGAYGLAVISAKQPDRLLAARSGSPLVIGLGLGENFLASDQLALRQVTDRFMYLEEGDIAEIRRDSVQIWDLAGLPVQRESVQYHEGAEAADKGEYRHFMLKEIHEQPKVVQRTLEGRLGSDHVLVQAFGPQAAELFTKVRNVQIVACGTSYHAGMVARYWLEELAGIPCQVEVASEFRYRKVVVQPDTLFVSISQSGETADTLAALRNAKEHAPGQGGYLASLAICNVGISSLVRESDLTLLTQAGPEIGVASTKAFTTQLVALMLLTLSLGQVRGTLDKALEAELVEELRRLPTRLGEALAMDSVVEKVSELFAEKHHSLFLGRGAQYPVAMEGALKLKEISYIHAEAYPAGELKHGPLALVDSDMPVVTVAPNNELLEKLKSNLQEVRARGGELLVFADEQAGMRNAEGTHVVNMPHIHDALAPILYTIPLQLLSYYVAVLKGTDVDQPRNLAKSVTVE, from the coding sequence ATGTGTGGCATCGTAGGCGCAGTCGCCGAACGCAACATCACCGCCGTGCTGGTTGAAGGCCTCAAGCGCCTGGAATACCGCGGTTACGACAGCGCCGGTGTGGCGTTGCTCAACGATCAGGGCGTGCTGCAACGCAGTCGCCGTGTCGGCAAGGTCAGTGAGCTTGAAAGCGCTCTCAGTCAGGAACCGCTGGTCGGTCGCCTGGGCGTCGCCCATACCCGCTGGGCCACCCACGGCGCGCCGAGCGAGCGCAACGCGCATCCGCATTTCTCCGGTCACGATCTGGCCGTGGTGCACAACGGTATCATTGAGAATCACGAAGAACTGCGCGCCCAGCTCAAAGACCTGGGTTATGTGTTCAGCTCGGACACCGACACCGAAGTGATCGTGCACCTGCTCGATCACACCCTGAAAACCCAGCCGGACCTGACTGCTGCGCTGAAAGAAGCGGTCAAGCAGCTGCACGGTGCCTACGGCCTGGCGGTAATCAGCGCCAAGCAGCCGGACCGTCTGCTCGCCGCCCGCAGCGGCAGCCCGCTGGTGATTGGCCTGGGCCTGGGTGAGAACTTCCTTGCTTCCGACCAACTGGCCCTGCGCCAGGTCACCGACCGTTTTATGTACCTGGAAGAAGGCGATATCGCCGAGATTCGTCGTGACAGCGTGCAGATCTGGGATCTGGCTGGCCTGCCCGTGCAGCGCGAAAGCGTGCAATACCACGAAGGTGCCGAAGCCGCCGACAAGGGCGAATACCGCCACTTTATGCTCAAAGAAATCCATGAGCAGCCCAAGGTGGTGCAGCGCACCCTGGAAGGCCGCCTGGGTTCCGATCACGTACTGGTGCAGGCATTCGGCCCGCAAGCCGCCGAGCTGTTCACCAAGGTGCGTAACGTGCAAATCGTCGCCTGTGGCACCAGCTACCACGCTGGTATGGTCGCCCGTTACTGGCTGGAAGAGCTGGCCGGGATTCCTTGCCAGGTCGAAGTGGCCAGCGAATTCCGTTACCGCAAGGTGGTGGTGCAGCCAGATACCCTGTTTGTCAGCATCTCCCAGTCCGGCGAAACCGCCGACACCCTGGCCGCGCTGCGCAATGCTAAAGAACATGCTCCGGGCCAGGGCGGTTATCTGGCCAGCCTGGCGATCTGTAACGTTGGTATCAGCTCATTGGTGCGCGAATCCGACCTGACCCTACTGACCCAGGCCGGCCCGGAAATCGGTGTAGCCTCAACCAAAGCCTTCACCACCCAGCTGGTTGCACTGATGCTGCTGACCCTGTCGCTTGGCCAGGTGCGTGGCACCCTGGATAAAGCCCTGGAAGCCGAGTTGGTGGAAGAACTGCGCCGCCTGCCGACCCGCCTGGGTGAAGCCCTGGCCATGGACAGCGTGGTGGAGAAGGTTTCCGAACTGTTCGCCGAGAAGCACCACAGCCTGTTCCTCGGTCGTGGCGCGCAGTATCCGGTGGCGATGGAAGGCGCACTCAAACTCAAGGAAATCTCCTATATCCACGCCGAAGCCTACCCGGCTGGCGAGCTCAAGCACGGCCCGTTGGCGTTGGTTGATAGCGATATGCCGGTGGTCACCGTCGCGCCAAACAACGAGCTGCTGGAAAAACTCAAATCCAACCTGCAGGAAGTACGCGCCCGTGGCGGCGAGCTGTTGGTATTTGCCGACGAGCAAGCCGGCATGCGCAATGCCGAGGGCACCCACGTGGTGAACATGCCGCACATTCACGATGCTCTGGCGCCGATTCTCTACACCATTCCGCTGCAGCTGCTGTCCTACTACGTGGCTGTGCTCAAAGGCACCGACGTTGACCAGCCACGCAACCTGGCCAAGAGCGTAACGGTCGAGTAA
- a CDS encoding YoaK family protein has product MPIGYARRLIGRERSVAANRHLGVALAFVAGAINAGGFLAVQQYTSHMTGIVSAMADSIALGAHDLLWGGLGAVLSFLLGAACSTLMINYSRRRRLHSEYALPLLLEALLLLCFGFLGAALAQITGLFVPLTVMLLCFIMGLQNALITKLSNAEIRTTHITGVITDIGIELGKLLYWNRHHGPEVGRVVADRQRLWVLSLLALNFFLGGVVGALGFNYLGYTATVPLALFLVLLASVPALDDLLLLVRRLLRR; this is encoded by the coding sequence ATGCCCATTGGTTATGCGCGACGTCTGATTGGCCGTGAACGCAGTGTTGCGGCCAATCGACACCTAGGTGTCGCGCTGGCGTTTGTCGCCGGCGCGATCAATGCCGGCGGCTTTCTCGCCGTGCAGCAATACACCTCGCATATGACCGGCATCGTCTCGGCCATGGCCGACAGTATCGCTCTGGGCGCGCATGATCTGCTCTGGGGTGGTCTTGGTGCGGTGCTGTCGTTTCTGCTTGGCGCTGCTTGTTCGACGCTGATGATCAACTACTCGCGGCGTCGGCGGCTGCACAGCGAATATGCCTTGCCGTTGTTGCTCGAAGCCCTGTTGCTGTTGTGCTTTGGCTTTCTTGGCGCGGCGTTGGCGCAAATTACTGGCCTGTTCGTGCCGCTGACGGTGATGCTGCTGTGCTTCATCATGGGCTTGCAGAATGCGCTGATCACCAAGCTCTCCAACGCCGAAATTCGCACCACACATATCACCGGGGTCATCACCGATATCGGTATCGAGTTGGGCAAGCTGCTGTATTGGAATCGCCACCACGGGCCAGAGGTCGGCCGGGTTGTGGCGGACCGTCAGCGCTTGTGGGTACTCAGCCTGTTGGCCCTGAACTTTTTCCTTGGCGGGGTTGTGGGTGCATTGGGCTTCAACTACCTGGGCTACACCGCCACTGTGCCCTTGGCGTTGTTTCTGGTGCTGCTGGCCAGCGTACCGGCGCTGGATGATCTGTTGTTGCTCGTGCGGCGTCTGTTGCGCCGCTGA
- the cobM gene encoding precorrin-4 C(11)-methyltransferase, producing MTVYFIGAGPGDPELITVKGQRLLRICPVILYAGSLVPEAVLQGHSAELVINTAELHLDEIIELIGQAHKQGQDVARVHSGDPSLYGAIGEQIRHLRRLAIPFQIIPGVTATAACAALLESELTLPEVSQTLILTRYASKSQMPEGEALGDLARHGATMAIHLGVVHLSKIVAELLPHYGADCPIAVVHRASWPDQDWVSGTLATIEEQVRAKGFRRTALILVGRVLHAEQFADSALYNAEHRHLFRSSDA from the coding sequence ATGACTGTTTACTTTATCGGCGCCGGCCCCGGCGACCCCGAGCTGATCACCGTTAAGGGTCAGCGCCTGTTGCGCATCTGCCCGGTGATTCTCTACGCCGGCTCACTGGTGCCGGAAGCAGTGTTGCAGGGCCACAGTGCCGAGTTGGTGATCAACACCGCCGAATTGCACCTGGATGAAATCATCGAGCTGATTGGCCAAGCCCATAAACAAGGCCAGGACGTGGCCCGCGTGCACTCCGGCGACCCGTCACTGTATGGCGCGATTGGTGAGCAGATCCGCCACCTGCGCCGACTGGCGATTCCCTTCCAGATTATTCCCGGCGTCACCGCCACGGCCGCCTGCGCGGCCTTGCTGGAAAGCGAGCTGACCTTGCCTGAGGTGTCGCAGACGCTGATCCTCACCCGCTATGCGAGCAAGTCGCAGATGCCTGAGGGCGAAGCACTGGGTGATCTGGCACGCCACGGCGCGACCATGGCTATCCACTTGGGCGTGGTACACCTGAGCAAAATTGTCGCTGAACTGCTGCCGCATTACGGCGCGGACTGCCCGATTGCCGTGGTCCATCGCGCCAGCTGGCCGGATCAGGATTGGGTCAGCGGCACCCTGGCCACCATCGAGGAACAGGTGCGCGCCAAGGGCTTTCGCCGCACCGCGCTGATTTTAGTGGGGCGGGTGCTGCACGCTGAACAGTTCGCCGACTCGGCGCTGTACAACGCCGAGCATCGCCACCTGTTCAGGTCGTCCGACGCCTGA
- a CDS encoding cobalamin biosynthesis protein — protein sequence MIPSSANTAVIQVVAGLGCRRGCNLEDLSTLLIDSLQAQGLTVDNLAGLASIAHKRDEPGLLALAEHFGLTLTCFSPEELLPYQHLVQACALTLAATGSPAVAEPCALALAERLGGQVAQLLGSKTRNASATCALASISAKDIA from the coding sequence ATGATTCCCAGCTCTGCCAATACCGCCGTGATTCAGGTGGTCGCCGGGTTAGGCTGCCGCCGCGGCTGTAACCTGGAAGACTTATCCACACTGCTGATCGACAGCCTGCAGGCGCAGGGTCTGACTGTGGATAACCTCGCGGGGCTGGCGAGCATCGCGCACAAACGCGATGAACCTGGACTGCTGGCGTTGGCTGAGCACTTCGGCCTGACGCTGACCTGCTTCAGTCCTGAAGAACTGTTGCCCTATCAACATCTCGTTCAAGCTTGCGCGCTAACCCTGGCCGCCACCGGCAGCCCGGCCGTGGCCGAACCCTGCGCCCTGGCATTGGCCGAGCGCTTGGGCGGCCAGGTTGCTCAGCTACTCGGCAGTAAAACCCGCAACGCCAGCGCCACCTGTGCCCTGGCGTCGATCTCAGCCAAGGATATTGCATGA
- the cobW gene encoding cobalamin biosynthesis protein CobW — translation MKTLAKLPVTIVTGFLGAGKTTLLRHMLGHADGRRIAVIVNEFGELGIDGEILKQCSIGCSEEEANGRVFELANGCLCCTVQEEFFPVMRELVARRGDLDHILIETSGLALPKPLVQAFNWPEIRNACTVDAVITVVDSPAVAAGTFAAFPDQVDAQRKLDPNLDHESPLHELFADQLASADLVILNKADLLDAAALAAVRAEVAEELPPAVKIIEAHGGELPLDVLLGLNCETELHIDARKTHHDLEGHEDHDHDEFDSFQVELPEAEEARLLGALKNAVAKHGILRIKGFAAIPGKPMRLLLQGVGQRFDKHFDRAWQADEARVSRLIVIGQQLDQAAIAAELQAALA, via the coding sequence ATGAAAACGCTCGCCAAACTTCCCGTCACCATCGTCACCGGCTTCCTCGGCGCCGGTAAAACCACCCTGTTGCGACACATGCTCGGCCACGCCGACGGTCGTCGTATCGCGGTGATCGTCAACGAGTTTGGCGAGCTGGGCATCGACGGCGAAATCCTCAAACAGTGCTCCATCGGTTGCAGTGAAGAAGAAGCCAATGGCCGCGTCTTCGAGTTGGCCAACGGCTGCCTGTGCTGCACCGTGCAGGAAGAGTTCTTCCCGGTGATGCGCGAGTTGGTCGCACGCCGTGGCGACCTCGACCATATCCTTATCGAAACCTCCGGCTTGGCTCTACCCAAGCCGTTGGTACAAGCCTTCAACTGGCCGGAAATCCGCAACGCCTGCACCGTCGATGCGGTGATCACCGTGGTCGACAGCCCCGCCGTGGCCGCCGGTACTTTCGCTGCCTTCCCCGATCAGGTTGATGCGCAGCGCAAGCTCGACCCGAATCTCGACCACGAATCGCCGCTGCACGAGCTGTTCGCCGACCAACTGGCCAGCGCCGACTTGGTGATTCTCAACAAGGCTGACCTGCTCGACGCTGCCGCCCTGGCAGCAGTGCGTGCGGAAGTTGCCGAAGAGCTGCCGCCAGCGGTGAAAATCATCGAAGCCCATGGTGGAGAACTGCCGCTGGACGTGCTGCTGGGTCTGAACTGTGAGACTGAGCTGCACATCGACGCGCGTAAAACCCACCATGACCTGGAAGGCCATGAAGACCACGATCACGACGAGTTCGACTCTTTCCAGGTGGAACTGCCGGAGGCCGAGGAAGCACGCTTGCTGGGTGCCTTGAAGAATGCAGTGGCCAAGCACGGCATCTTGCGTATCAAGGGTTTTGCGGCGATTCCCGGCAAGCCGATGCGCTTGTTGCTGCAAGGCGTGGGTCAGCGTTTCGATAAACACTTCGACCGCGCCTGGCAGGCTGATGAAGCGCGGGTCAGCCGTTTGATCGTGATCGGTCAGCAGCTTGATCAGGCGGCTATTGCAGCCGAACTACAAGCGGCATTGGCCTGA
- the cobN gene encoding cobaltochelatase subunit CobN — MHLIRTQAGSQVPLDSIADLGQTPAELVILCTGDSQLSLLAEVARQLPADYPSLRLASPAQLSNHASVDLYVEQVLQHAKVILIAVHGGVSYWRYGIERLVELAERGARVIMVPGCDNPDPELMGLSNVPLADAERLWQFLRQGGAVNAQQLFNCIASHWLQRDYAWGDPQPLPRVGLYHPQQVTACLVDWQTHWQAGAPVVALLFYRTQVQAANTGFIDVFCQRMQAQGLNPLPIAVASLKEAACLAQVETWLDETDTALIINTTAFALSNPEAPSARPFLRDIPVLQAICALDNHAQWQASAQGLGSRDLAMHVVLPELDGRLITQPISFKGMAWHSERSQSDVVCYQPHLPGMDFVAELARNWIALADKDNADKRIALVLANYPTRDGRIGNGVGLDTPAAALNILRALEQQGYPVAGLPDSGTALIHQLLGGVTNDLDSLDLRPCAQSLALDDYLAFFHSLPAANQQAVRERWGEPQSDPMFRSGRLMIAGLRFGLTFVGIQPARGYQVDASAVYHDPDLVPPHGYLAFYCWLRKTFAADAVIHVGKHGNLEWLPGKSVGLSEQCWPSAILGPLPNIYPFIVNDPGEGAQAKRRTQAVIIDHLMPPLTRAESYGPLRDLERLADEYYEASQLDLRRAAELRGEILLKVREASLDRELGLQLNEDPNSWLPQLDAYLCDLKESQIRDGLHVFGESPAGTLRRDTLLALLRIPRGDGQGGNASLLRALAGDLQLAFDPLDCDMAAPWQGPRPAVLQSVTDESWRSAGDTRERLELLALQLIDTADYQAVGAHSSQVLQRLREQIAPLLDACGAAEMHGLISALDGRFVPAGPSGALSRGRLDVLPTGRNFYSVDVRNLPTPTAWRIGVQAADRLLERHLQDHGDHLRQLGLSMWGTATMRTGGDDMAQALALMGVRPVWQAGSQRVERFEVLPLTQLGRPRVDVTLRVSGFFRDAFSNLIRLFDDAVQALVDLDEPEEMNPLSARVWRESLTLQDSGLDEAEARKQAGWRVFGSKPGAYGAGVQNAIDERLWQTREDLAEVYLNWGGYAYGKHSEGTPARAQFAERLEQMQAVLHNQDNREHDILDSNDYYQFQGGMLAAVETLRGAKVASYHGDNSQPDTPRIRTLKEELNRVVRARAANPKWIEGMKRHGYKGAFELAATIDYLFAFDATSELVDDHQYALLTDAYLLDKSTRDFIQQHNPGALQDILERLLEAQQRGLWENPGEYREALENLLIDSEES, encoded by the coding sequence ATGCATCTAATACGCACCCAAGCCGGCAGCCAAGTGCCGCTCGACAGCATTGCCGACCTCGGCCAAACCCCGGCTGAGCTGGTGATTCTCTGTACCGGCGATTCGCAGTTGTCGTTGCTGGCTGAGGTGGCGCGGCAGTTGCCGGCGGATTACCCCAGCCTGCGTCTGGCCAGCCCGGCGCAGCTGAGCAATCACGCCTCGGTGGACCTCTACGTCGAGCAGGTGCTGCAGCACGCCAAGGTCATCCTGATTGCCGTGCACGGTGGCGTCAGTTACTGGCGTTACGGTATCGAGCGTTTGGTTGAGTTGGCCGAGCGCGGTGCGCGGGTGATCATGGTGCCCGGCTGCGACAACCCCGACCCTGAGCTGATGGGCCTGAGCAATGTGCCGCTGGCGGACGCTGAGCGGCTGTGGCAGTTCCTCCGTCAGGGCGGGGCGGTTAATGCGCAGCAGCTGTTTAACTGCATCGCCAGCCACTGGTTGCAGCGTGACTATGCCTGGGGCGATCCGCAGCCGTTGCCGCGTGTCGGCCTGTATCACCCGCAGCAGGTCACGGCGTGTTTGGTCGATTGGCAAACCCACTGGCAGGCCGGCGCGCCCGTGGTGGCGCTGCTGTTCTACCGTACCCAAGTGCAGGCGGCGAACACCGGCTTTATCGATGTGTTCTGCCAGCGGATGCAGGCCCAAGGGTTGAATCCGCTACCGATTGCCGTCGCCAGCCTTAAGGAAGCGGCTTGTTTGGCCCAGGTCGAAACCTGGCTGGACGAGACCGACACGGCGCTGATCATCAACACCACCGCGTTCGCCTTATCCAACCCAGAAGCGCCGAGTGCGCGGCCTTTCCTCCGCGATATCCCGGTGCTGCAAGCCATCTGCGCGCTGGATAACCATGCGCAGTGGCAAGCCAGCGCTCAAGGTTTGGGCTCGCGCGACTTGGCCATGCATGTTGTGCTGCCCGAGCTGGATGGCCGGCTGATTACCCAGCCCATCAGCTTTAAAGGCATGGCCTGGCACAGCGAGCGCAGCCAGAGCGATGTGGTGTGTTACCAGCCGCATTTACCGGGGATGGATTTCGTCGCTGAGCTGGCGCGCAACTGGATCGCTCTGGCTGACAAGGACAACGCCGATAAGCGCATTGCCTTGGTGCTGGCCAACTACCCGACCCGCGACGGGCGCATCGGCAACGGCGTCGGCCTGGACACCCCGGCGGCAGCGCTGAATATTCTCCGTGCCCTCGAACAGCAGGGCTATCCAGTGGCAGGGCTGCCCGATAGCGGTACGGCGTTGATCCACCAACTGCTCGGCGGCGTCACCAACGATCTGGATAGCCTCGACCTGCGGCCCTGCGCGCAAAGCCTGGCGCTGGACGATTATCTGGCGTTTTTCCACAGCCTGCCGGCGGCCAACCAGCAGGCGGTGCGTGAACGCTGGGGCGAACCGCAAAGTGATCCGATGTTCCGCAGCGGGCGGCTGATGATTGCCGGCCTGCGCTTCGGTCTGACCTTTGTCGGCATCCAGCCGGCGCGCGGTTATCAAGTAGATGCCAGCGCGGTCTATCACGATCCCGATCTGGTGCCGCCGCACGGTTACCTGGCGTTTTACTGCTGGTTGCGCAAAACCTTTGCTGCCGATGCCGTGATCCACGTCGGCAAGCACGGCAACCTGGAATGGCTGCCGGGCAAGAGCGTCGGTTTATCCGAGCAATGCTGGCCAAGCGCAATTCTTGGCCCGCTGCCGAATATCTACCCCTTTATCGTCAACGATCCGGGCGAAGGCGCGCAGGCCAAGCGGCGCACCCAGGCGGTGATTATCGACCACCTGATGCCGCCGCTCACCCGCGCCGAAAGCTACGGCCCGCTGCGTGATCTGGAGCGCCTGGCCGACGAATATTACGAGGCCAGCCAGCTCGACCTGCGTCGCGCCGCCGAACTGCGTGGCGAAATTCTGCTTAAGGTGCGCGAGGCCAGCCTGGATCGGGAACTGGGCCTGCAACTCAACGAAGACCCCAACAGCTGGCTGCCGCAGCTCGACGCCTATTTGTGTGACTTGAAGGAATCACAGATCCGCGACGGCCTGCACGTATTCGGTGAGTCGCCTGCCGGCACCTTGCGCCGCGACACCCTGCTGGCGTTGCTGCGCATTCCCCGTGGCGACGGCCAGGGCGGCAACGCCAGTTTGCTGCGTGCGCTGGCGGGCGATCTGCAATTGGCCTTCGATCCGCTCGACTGCGATATGGCTGCACCTTGGCAAGGGCCGCGCCCGGCCGTATTACAGAGCGTCACGGACGAGTCGTGGCGCAGTGCTGGCGATACCCGCGAGCGTTTGGAGTTGCTGGCTTTACAGCTGATCGATACAGCGGATTACCAAGCCGTGGGTGCGCACAGTAGCCAGGTGCTGCAACGCTTGCGTGAGCAAATCGCGCCACTGCTGGATGCCTGCGGGGCGGCAGAAATGCACGGTTTGATATCGGCCCTGGACGGGCGCTTTGTCCCGGCCGGGCCGAGTGGCGCGCTCAGTCGCGGGCGGCTGGATGTGCTGCCCACCGGGCGTAACTTCTACAGCGTCGATGTGCGCAACTTACCGACGCCGACCGCCTGGCGCATCGGCGTGCAGGCGGCGGACCGCTTGCTGGAGCGGCATCTGCAGGACCACGGTGACCACCTGCGTCAGCTCGGTCTGTCGATGTGGGGCACCGCGACCATGCGCACCGGCGGTGACGACATGGCTCAAGCCCTGGCCCTGATGGGCGTGCGCCCGGTGTGGCAGGCCGGCAGCCAGCGCGTCGAGCGTTTCGAGGTGCTGCCGTTGACGCAACTCGGCCGCCCTCGAGTGGACGTAACTTTGCGCGTGTCCGGGTTCTTCCGCGATGCCTTCAGCAACCTGATTCGCCTGTTTGATGATGCGGTGCAGGCGCTGGTTGATCTCGACGAGCCGGAGGAGATGAACCCGCTGTCGGCGCGGGTTTGGCGTGAATCCCTGACCCTGCAAGACAGCGGCCTGGACGAAGCCGAGGCGCGCAAGCAAGCCGGTTGGCGGGTGTTCGGCTCCAAGCCGGGGGCTTATGGCGCGGGCGTGCAGAACGCTATCGACGAACGCCTGTGGCAAACCCGAGAAGACCTGGCTGAGGTCTACCTGAACTGGGGCGGTTATGCCTACGGCAAACACAGCGAAGGCACCCCGGCGCGCGCGCAGTTCGCCGAGCGCCTGGAGCAGATGCAGGCGGTGCTGCACAACCAGGACAACCGCGAGCACGACATCCTCGATTCCAACGACTACTACCAGTTCCAGGGCGGCATGCTCGCGGCGGTGGAAACCCTGCGCGGGGCCAAAGTGGCCAGTTACCACGGCGACAACAGCCAGCCGGATACACCGCGTATCCGCACCTTGAAGGAAGAACTCAACCGCGTGGTGCGCGCCCGCGCGGCCAACCCCAAGTGGATCGAGGGCATGAAGCGCCACGGCTACAAGGGCGCGTTCGAGTTGGCGGCGACCATCGACTATTTATTCGCCTTCGACGCCACCAGCGAACTGGTCGACGACCACCAATATGCGCTGCTCACCGATGCCTATTTGCTCGATAAAAGCACCCGCGACTTTATCCAGCAACACAACCCCGGCGCCCTGCAGGACATCCTCGAACGCCTGCTCGAAGCCCAGCAGCGTGGGCTTTGGGAAAACCCAGGAGAGTACCGCGAAGCCCTGGAAAACCTGCTGATCGACAGCGAAGAGTCGTAG
- a CDS encoding AAA family ATPase yields MIDSHFPLAAVVGADDLKLALCLAAIDPAIGGVLIEGPRGMAKSTLARGLADLLASGTFVTLPLGASEERIVGTLDLDAALGEGRAQFSPGLLAKANGGVLYVDEVNLLPDHLVDLLLDAAASGVNHIERDGISHRHAARFVLIGTMNGEEGELRPQLLDRFGLNLALDAQPQPAQRAEIVRRRLAFDADPQAFLQRWQVQQNELRSRCQSARERLMAIPLDDAALEQISQRCFAAAVDGLRADLVWLRAARAHAAWRGVERIEAEDIDAVAEFVLRHRRRNSPPPAAQPPQPQTQPDNSAPSEQPQAPQGEGQWGELPAQAQCSDIRREPPRWTKKP; encoded by the coding sequence ATGATCGATAGCCACTTCCCCCTCGCCGCCGTGGTTGGCGCTGACGACCTCAAGCTGGCGCTGTGCCTGGCGGCGATTGATCCGGCGATTGGCGGTGTGCTGATCGAAGGGCCGCGCGGCATGGCCAAATCGACCCTGGCCCGTGGCCTGGCCGATCTGCTGGCCAGCGGCACCTTTGTCACCCTGCCGCTGGGCGCGAGTGAGGAGCGCATCGTTGGCACCCTCGATCTGGACGCCGCGCTGGGCGAGGGCCGCGCGCAGTTCAGTCCCGGTCTGCTGGCCAAGGCCAATGGCGGGGTGTTGTATGTGGATGAGGTCAATCTGCTGCCCGATCATCTGGTCGACTTGCTGCTGGATGCCGCCGCCAGCGGGGTTAACCATATTGAGCGCGACGGCATCTCCCATCGGCACGCGGCACGCTTTGTGCTGATCGGCACCATGAACGGTGAAGAGGGTGAGCTGCGCCCGCAACTGCTCGACCGCTTCGGCCTTAACCTGGCCCTGGACGCCCAGCCGCAACCGGCGCAGCGCGCCGAGATTGTTCGCCGTCGACTGGCCTTCGATGCCGACCCGCAGGCGTTTCTGCAGCGTTGGCAGGTGCAACAAAACGAGTTGCGCAGCCGCTGTCAGAGCGCCCGTGAGCGGCTGATGGCTATTCCCCTAGATGACGCAGCCCTGGAGCAGATCAGCCAGCGCTGCTTTGCCGCTGCCGTCGATGGCCTGCGCGCCGACCTGGTTTGGCTGCGTGCCGCTCGGGCGCATGCCGCCTGGCGTGGCGTCGAACGTATCGAAGCGGAGGATATCGACGCGGTGGCGGAGTTCGTCCTGCGTCACCGTCGGCGCAACAGTCCGCCGCCTGCCGCACAACCCCCGCAGCCGCAAACGCAGCCCGATAACAGCGCGCCCAGCGAACAGCCACAAGCGCCGCAAGGCGAAGGCCAGTGGGGCGAGTTACCTGCGCAAGCACAATGTTCGGATATTCGGCGTGAACCGCCGCGCTGGACAAAAAAGCCCTAG
- a CDS encoding VWA domain-containing protein: MRPRTATGADARAAPGTLGGGRSGANRSGVTGRIDWPASLLKGRPRSLQDLLLRPRSAKPAELWLVIVDASASTRRHGALSKAKGLLSEVFEQARRQRARLALLHATGHQAQWLWQGQKASQALQQWLSELGAGGGTPLLAAIQQAADWQARRQRLHPAETQRLLIITDGRLRDWPALTPSACPALLVDIESAPIRLGRARQLAAELGADYRHIDSLPVIASSPETAL; encoded by the coding sequence ATCCGCCCGCGCACAGCCACAGGCGCGGATGCCCGGGCTGCTCCCGGCACACTAGGCGGTGGTCGCAGCGGTGCCAATCGCAGTGGCGTGACGGGGCGTATCGACTGGCCGGCGAGCCTGCTCAAGGGCCGCCCGCGTAGCCTTCAGGATCTGCTGTTGCGTCCGCGCAGCGCCAAGCCCGCTGAGCTGTGGCTGGTAATCGTCGATGCCTCAGCCTCGACCCGCCGGCATGGCGCACTGAGCAAAGCCAAGGGCTTGCTCAGTGAAGTGTTCGAACAGGCGCGCCGCCAGCGTGCGCGTTTAGCCTTGCTGCATGCCACCGGCCATCAGGCGCAGTGGCTGTGGCAAGGGCAGAAAGCCTCTCAGGCGTTGCAGCAGTGGCTGAGTGAGTTGGGCGCAGGTGGTGGCACGCCGTTACTCGCCGCTATACAGCAGGCCGCCGACTGGCAGGCGCGGCGTCAGCGTTTGCACCCGGCTGAAACTCAGCGATTGCTGATCATCACCGATGGCCGCCTGCGCGATTGGCCGGCCTTAACCCCGAGCGCCTGCCCGGCGCTGCTGGTGGATATTGAAAGCGCACCGATCCGCCTCGGCCGCGCCCGCCAATTGGCGGCGGAGTTAGGCGCAGACTACCGCCATATTGATTCGCTGCCGGTGATCGCCAGCAGCCCGGAGACAGCCTTATGA